Proteins co-encoded in one Sulfuricystis thermophila genomic window:
- a CDS encoding copper-binding protein has protein sequence MKSLASLLAAASLLVSAHVSAAEELSEGIVKKIDAPTQRIMLAHGPIKNLGMMPMTMMFKVKEPAMLKAVSVGDKVRFRVEDIGGNYTITRLERAK, from the coding sequence ATGAAATCCCTTGCATCCCTGCTGGCTGCGGCCAGCCTGCTCGTTTCCGCCCATGTTTCCGCTGCCGAGGAATTGTCCGAAGGCATCGTCAAGAAGATCGATGCGCCAACCCAGCGCATCATGCTCGCCCACGGGCCGATCAAGAACCTCGGCATGATGCCGATGACCATGATGTTCAAGGTCAAGGAGCCGGCAATGCTCAAGGCCGTTTCGGTCGGCGACAAGGTGCGGTTCCGGGTCGAGGACATCGGCGGCAACTACACGATCACCCGCCTCGAACGGGCGAAGTAG